A window of Borrelia hispanica CRI contains these coding sequences:
- a CDS encoding ParA family protein, with product MRDIIAISSIKGGVGKSITAIMLGYILSSKKYKTLLIDIDSQASVTSYFLPYFENKIDIREYNIYEVLKSKKSFMSIVHKITDDLHFAPSHIKLSQFSGENIIGQEYKLKTILTPYFEEYDYILIDTPPSVNKELINSLMIATKVVIPLPAELWAIESYEILKSKMQEIINAYQKQDFKNYYVIQTLYEENRKIKKEFFYSLQQLYKEYVPIKIHRSAAIQKMITYRLEPQKGERYYNEYVRVAEVIEGVYNM from the coding sequence ATGAGGGATATTATAGCTATCTCTTCAATTAAGGGTGGCGTTGGTAAAAGTATAACGGCAATAATGCTAGGTTATATTTTATCTTCTAAAAAATATAAAACCTTGCTTATAGATATTGACTCTCAAGCTAGCGTTACTTCTTATTTTCTTCCTTATTTTGAAAACAAAATTGATATAAGAGAATATAATATTTATGAAGTATTAAAATCTAAAAAATCTTTTATGAGTATTGTTCACAAAATAACAGATGATTTGCATTTTGCTCCATCTCATATTAAACTTTCTCAGTTTTCAGGAGAAAATATTATTGGACAAGAGTATAAATTGAAAACGATTTTAACACCTTATTTTGAAGAATATGATTATATATTGATTGATACCCCTCCATCGGTTAATAAAGAGCTTATTAATTCTTTGATGATTGCTACTAAGGTTGTTATTCCTCTGCCTGCAGAACTTTGGGCAATTGAGAGTTATGAAATTTTGAAAAGTAAAATGCAGGAAATTATTAATGCTTATCAAAAACAGGATTTTAAAAATTATTATGTTATTCAGACTCTTTATGAAGAGAATAGAAAAATAAAAAAAGAATTTTTTTATAGTTTGCAGCAGCTTTATAAAGAATATGTTCCAATTAAGATTCATAGAAGTGCTGCTATTCAAAAAATGATTACTTATAGATTGGAACCTCAGAAAGGTGAAAGATATTATAATGAGTATGTAAGAGTTGCTGAAGTTATTGAAGGTGTCTATAATATGTAA